One segment of Anopheles stephensi strain Indian chromosome 3, UCI_ANSTEP_V1.0, whole genome shotgun sequence DNA contains the following:
- the LOC118514014 gene encoding protein dimmed-like, which yields MEHYTLGIDRLGAYSTIDTTTGSTYLTHHYPTPDTSLCRSSYSASSPGTSPSASGPELSHTNFGLSFADVMFDGESFVQIDSTDLQIFGPGATHSTGEGADFSRQTLPSSLYPTQVPSCGKELKSCSTPISPPASSRRLHKTRRSISSLGGKDRKKDCTPPSPTVLKERRLAANARERKRMNSLNVAFDRLREIVPSLGPDHKLSKFETLQMAQTYINALSDLLERGADATTYSLFDSLDSGANDTNNNSSSENGRQNDSNAHEMLLRDEESLDDRFLDIGYA from the coding sequence ATGGAGCACTACACGCTTGGGATCGATAGGCTGGGCGCGTACAGCACGATCGATACGACTACCGGCTCTACGTATCTGACCCATCATTATCCAACGCCTGATACTTCCCTGTGCCGAAGCAGCTACAGTGCATCGTCTCCCGGGACGAGTCCTTCGGCATCGGGACCTGAGCTAAGCCACACCAACTTTGGACTGTCCTTCGCCGACGTTATGTTCGATGGTGAATCGTTCGTGCAGATAGACTCCACGGATCTTCAGATCTTCGGTCCCGGTGCAACTCACAGCACAGGGGAAGGTGCGGATTTCTCCAGACAAACTCTTCCCAGCTCCCTCTACCCAACCCAAGTGCCAAGTTGTGGAAAAGAGCTCAAGTCTTGCTCCACACCAATATCTCCTCCTGCTAGCTCACGGCGGCTCCATAAAACGCGCAGATCCATCTCATCGTTGGGTGGCAAGGATCGCAAGAAGGATTGTACTCCGCCGAGTCCAACGGTACTGAAAGAGCGTCGTCTGGCAGCGAATGCTCGTGAGCGGAAGCGTATGAACAGCCTGAACGTAGCGTTTGACCGATTGCGGGAAATCGTTCCCTCCCTCGGTCCGGATCACAAGCTGTCCAAGTTTGAAACGCTGCAGATGGCTCAAACGTACATCAATGCGTTGAGTGATCTGCTGGAACGGGGAGCCGATGCGACCACGTATAGTCTCTTCGATAGTCTGGACTCTGGGGCTAATGATACGAACAACAATAGTAGCAGTGAAAATGGCCGCCAGAACGATAGCAATGCACACGAGATGCTGCTGAGGGACGAAGAGTCCCTGGACGATCGATTCCTGGACATTGGATACGCGTAA